The genomic DNA GGTAAAGCAAGCCGATCGCGGCCAGCACGGTGAAGCCGGCAGCGGCGCCGATCAACCGGTCTTCTAGCACAGGTCCAATCCCGAGCCACGCCACCAGAAGGCCCGCGACGATGAGCGGGAATGTCAGCCGATCGGGAAGCCACTGATGCTCGGCGTCGAGCGCGGCGATCAGCAGCAGCCACCAACCGAACAGGGCGGTAATCAGCGCAGCGACGGGTGACAGCGCGAGCGCGGCGATCAGCCCGATCAGCGCGGCGCCAATTTCCATGGCGGGATGACGGATATCGATGGCCGCGCCGCAACGGCGGCAACGGCCGCGCTGCAGCGCCCAGCTCAGCACCGGCACCAGTTCCGCCGCGCCGAGCGCCGCGTCGCATCCGTCGCACGCGGACCGGCCGCCCAGCGCCGATCGCCCCGCGGGCCAACGGATCAGCACGGTCGCGAGGAAGCTGCCGACGATAGCCCCGAGGGCCAGGCCGATGACGGCGGCTATCCAGAGTGGCGGGAGCGGAAGGGATGCCATCGCGTCGCCGCGTCCAGCGCTGTGCTAGATCGCCGGACTTTCGCCCGCGGCGGCGAGAATGCGTTCGGCCTGCACCAGATGCGGGCGGTCGATCATCTTGCCGTCGAGCGACAGCGCGCCGGCGCCGGGGTTGGCGGCGAACGCATCCACCACGGCGCGGGCGTGCGCCACCTCCGCCTCGCTCGGCGTGAAGGCGGCGTTGATCACCGGCACCTGCGCGGGATGGATGGCCATCATTCCGGTGAAGCCGTCGCGGCGCGCGCGGCCGGCATAAGCGGCGAGGCCGTCGGCATCGCGGAAATCGGGATAGACGGTCTCGATCGGTGCCACCCCCGCCGCCGCCGCGCCAAACAGGGTGAGCGACCGGGCGAGCTGGTAGGGCGGCGTGAAGCTGCCGTCCGCCTCGCGAGAAGTGACTGCGCCGATCGCTGCTGGCAGGTCTTCCGCGCCCCAGGTGATGCCCGCGAGCCGCTTGGCGCCGGCATAGCTCCCGAGCTGGAACATCGCGGCGGGCGTCTCGGTCGCGATCGGCAGGATGCGCGCGGTGGCGTTGCCCATCGCGGTCAGCCGCTCGGCCAGCGCATCGACCGACGCGCCGCCCTCGGCCTTGGGGAGCACGAAGCCGTGCGGCCTCGCGCCGACGACCGCATCCAGATCCTTTTCCCACTCGCCGCCGTCGAGCGGATTGATCCGGACCCAGAGGTTGGCGGTCGCATTCTCGCTTACGAAATCCGCGACCGCCCGGCGCGCATCGGGCTTGGCGGCGGCGGCCACCGAATCCTCGAGATCGAGGATCAGCGCATCGGCGCCGAGCCCCAGCGCCTTCGCCATGCGCTCCGGCCGGTCCCCGGGCACGAACAGCAGCGAGCGCAGTTTCACAACCGCCGCCGCATCAGTGCGGTTCGCTCCATTTCGCACACCAGTTCGCCGCGCTGGTTGAACATGCGGTGGGCGAAGGTCACGATCCCCGCGTCGGGCCGCGATTTCGAATCCTTGAGCGCGATTACCTCGGTCTCCGCGCGCAGCGTATCGCCGACGAACACCGGGCTCGGCATGCGCACCTTGTCGTAGCCCAGATTGGCGACGAGCGTCCCGAGCGTCGTATCGCCAACCGAAAGCCCGACGAGCAGCGCGAAGGTGAAAGTGCCGTTGACGACGATCCGGCCGAACTCGGTGCCGCCGGCATATTCCGCGTCGAGATGGAGCGGCTGGGGGTTGTGGGTCAGCGTCGAGATGAGGAGATTGTCGGTCTCCGTGACCGTCCGGTGCGGCTGGTGCGAGAGGCGGTCCCCGACGCTCCACTGGTCGTAATAGCGGCCCGGCATATTAAAGCCCCTCCCCCTTGTGGGGAGGGGTTGGGGTGGGGGTGCGCGCCGCCGGCGCGCGGCGTTGCGTGGCAGCGCCACCCCCCATCCAACTCCGCCTAGGCGCCTTCGTCGCCAAGGCTGCGTATCCTTCCCCCACAAGGGGGGAAGAAGGAGCTGCGAAGGATGACCTCACGCGCCCTCCCCTTTCTCGATCTTCACCAGCATCGCCCCCTCGGTCACCTGCGCGCCCTCCGCGGCGTCGATTGCGGCTACCACGCCGTCGAACGGTGCGACGAGGCTGTGTTCCATCTTCATCGCTTCCAGCGTGACGAGTTTCTGGCCCTTCTTCACGCTGTCGCCCTGCCGCGCATCGACCGCGATGATCCGGCCCGGCATCGGCGAAAGCAGGGTGCCGTCCGACCCGGCGCCGCCTGCGCCGGCCCCGCCCGCACCGGGCAAGGTGAAGGCGAAGGCCTGGCCTTCGGCGAACACGAGCATCGCATCGCCCTGCGCTGTGGCGACGCCGGCAAGCTCGGCGTCGTCGGTATCGACGACACGCGTCTCGCCGCCCTGCCGCAGCGCGACGCCGGTCTCCGCCGCGTCGTTGGCACGGAAGCCCTGCAGCGCACGCCAGGGATCGCCCGGCGCGGCGGCGCGGCCGAAGTCGCTGGCCAGCATCGCGGTCGCCGCCATCGCCCATACGCCGTCACCCGGTTCGGACGAGGGCACCAGCGCATCGATGCGCGACGGGATGAAGCCGGTATCGACCCGCCCTGCGCGGAAATCGGCATCGGCGGCGCAGCGCGCGAGGAAAGCGGCGTTAGTCTTGACCGGCCACACCTCGACCTCGTCGAGCGCGCCGAGAAACGTGTCGATCGCTTCCTCGCGCGTATCGCCGCTGGCGATCAGCTTGGCGATCATCGGATCGTAGAACGGCGTGACGCGATCGCCTTCCTCCACGCCGGTGTCGATGCGGATGCGGCGTCCTAGATCGAAATGTTCGAGGCGGCCAGTCGAAGGTAGGAACTCGTGCGCGGGATCCTCGGCATAGAGCCGCGCTTCCATCGCCCAGCCGCTGATCGCGAGATCG from Allosphingosinicella indica includes the following:
- a CDS encoding prepilin peptidase, producing MASLPLPPLWIAAVIGLALGAIVGSFLATVLIRWPAGRSALGGRSACDGCDAALGAAELVPVLSWALQRGRCRRCGAAIDIRHPAMEIGAALIGLIAALALSPVAALITALFGWWLLLIAALDAEHQWLPDRLTFPLIVAGLLVAWLGIGPVLEDRLIGAAAGFTVLAAIGLLYRLLRERLGLGGGDPKLLAAIGAWLGWAQLPLVLLGAGLVGLAAIAARWLRGERIAATDRLPLGTLMAVTAWPLWLVVTRLS
- a CDS encoding HpcH/HpaI aldolase/citrate lyase family protein; translation: MKLRSLLFVPGDRPERMAKALGLGADALILDLEDSVAAAAKPDARRAVADFVSENATANLWVRINPLDGGEWEKDLDAVVGARPHGFVLPKAEGGASVDALAERLTAMGNATARILPIATETPAAMFQLGSYAGAKRLAGITWGAEDLPAAIGAVTSREADGSFTPPYQLARSLTLFGAAAAGVAPIETVYPDFRDADGLAAYAGRARRDGFTGMMAIHPAQVPVINAAFTPSEAEVAHARAVVDAFAANPGAGALSLDGKMIDRPHLVQAERILAAAGESPAI
- a CDS encoding MaoC family dehydratase, which gives rise to MPGRYYDQWSVGDRLSHQPHRTVTETDNLLISTLTHNPQPLHLDAEYAGGTEFGRIVVNGTFTFALLVGLSVGDTTLGTLVANLGYDKVRMPSPVFVGDTLRAETEVIALKDSKSRPDAGIVTFAHRMFNQRGELVCEMERTALMRRRL